A portion of the Bacteroides faecium genome contains these proteins:
- a CDS encoding DUF4248 domain-containing protein, translating into MNYKENSFIIRTYTKAELAHLYNPTIGIKVALQILRRWIMHNPTLLHELEEEGYHARNRLLSPRQVATIVRYLGEP; encoded by the coding sequence ATGAATTACAAAGAAAATTCCTTTATTATCCGCACCTATACGAAAGCGGAACTGGCTCACCTTTACAACCCCACCATTGGTATAAAAGTAGCTTTACAAATTCTCCGCCGATGGATTATGCATAACCCCACTCTCCTACACGAACTCGAAGAAGAAGGGTATCACGCACGCAACCGTCTGCTCTCTCCCCGCCAAGTGGCAACCATTGTACGTTATTTAGGCGAACCCTAA